Proteins from a single region of Thermococcus sp.:
- a CDS encoding dihydropteroate synthase-like protein: MRKPERILLVTGRLAEPLVRKYGKGCDIFVTPVSVAAFLTPELIVRYLKKAGLNSGDYDLILIPGLVRGSARVIEEELGIPAFKGPRNAMDIPQVLKALSEGFKLSREIPADDLFSVDALKRVKDIRNRTRDKNYIEKALKKPWNVLIGNLPAGRDFPARILGEVVDAPKLGVEKTVWKALYYLREGADIVDLGMVAGETNPEFIEQIPEIRERLEESGFQVPISFDSLNTAEIEKALDYADLFLSVDGGNIEELVTEKPVVLIPTNQKRGIFPVKPAERVAFLEGLKEKALDFGYKTVIPDLILEHVPHLARSIAAFQLYRERNRDDVLLAGVGNVVELYDADSVGMNALLAGIAKELSINLLLTTEVSAKTRGSVRELRRAIDMNFFETPKDLGFDLLILKEKRTREWRFKPAENVIEAEEKPVQLEPIYFRIWIENGKIWANAHRGTEVLLTIAGKEPNAIMDTILEHFEISPRHAFYLGRELERAKTALKLRRSYVQEVELFREFYEGD, translated from the coding sequence ATGCGGAAGCCCGAGAGAATCCTCCTAGTAACAGGCAGGCTTGCCGAACCGCTCGTGAGAAAGTACGGGAAGGGTTGTGACATCTTCGTGACCCCGGTGAGCGTCGCTGCCTTTCTAACGCCCGAACTCATAGTGCGATATCTCAAAAAGGCCGGACTCAACAGTGGGGACTACGACCTCATCCTAATTCCCGGCCTTGTCCGTGGTTCCGCCCGGGTTATAGAGGAGGAACTCGGAATTCCGGCATTCAAGGGGCCGAGAAACGCGATGGACATACCGCAGGTTCTCAAGGCATTAAGTGAGGGCTTCAAGCTGAGCAGGGAAATTCCTGCAGACGACCTCTTTTCGGTCGATGCACTCAAAAGAGTTAAGGACATCCGAAACAGAACGAGGGACAAAAACTACATCGAGAAGGCCCTCAAAAAGCCGTGGAACGTTCTTATAGGGAACCTCCCGGCGGGAAGGGACTTTCCAGCTAGGATTCTTGGCGAGGTGGTCGATGCTCCAAAGCTTGGTGTTGAGAAGACTGTTTGGAAGGCCCTCTACTACCTCCGCGAGGGAGCAGACATTGTGGATCTAGGTATGGTCGCTGGGGAGACCAACCCTGAATTCATTGAGCAAATTCCTGAAATCCGCGAGAGGCTGGAGGAGAGCGGATTTCAGGTACCGATAAGCTTCGACTCGCTCAACACTGCGGAAATCGAGAAAGCTCTGGACTACGCTGACCTCTTCCTCAGCGTTGATGGGGGCAACATTGAAGAACTTGTAACAGAGAAGCCCGTTGTCCTAATCCCAACAAACCAGAAAAGGGGCATCTTCCCCGTTAAACCGGCGGAGCGCGTCGCGTTTCTCGAAGGGTTAAAGGAAAAAGCGTTAGATTTTGGCTACAAGACAGTCATCCCCGACCTAATCCTTGAGCACGTCCCCCACCTGGCGCGCTCCATCGCCGCTTTCCAGCTATACCGCGAGCGGAATCGTGATGATGTGCTTTTAGCGGGTGTTGGTAACGTGGTGGAGCTTTACGATGCCGACAGCGTCGGGATGAACGCTTTGCTCGCCGGAATTGCTAAAGAACTATCAATAAACCTGCTGCTTACAACCGAGGTCAGTGCAAAGACGAGGGGCTCGGTGAGGGAACTAAGGAGGGCCATAGACATGAATTTCTTCGAGACACCAAAAGACCTCGGCTTCGACCTCCTAATTCTTAAAGAGAAGCGCACAAGAGAGTGGAGGTTCAAACCAGCTGAGAACGTCATTGAGGCCGAGGAAAAACCCGTTCAGCTTGAACCGATTTACTTCCGTATCTGGATAGAGAACGGAAAAATCTGGGCTAATGCCCATCGAGGAACTGAGGTTCTCCTCACCATAGCCGGAAAGGAACCGAACGCGATAATGGACACGATTTTGGAGCACTTCGAGATAAGCCCGAGGCACGCCTTCTACCTCGGCCGGGAGCTTGAGAGAGCTAAAACAGCTTTGAAGCTGAGGAGAAGTTACGTTCAGGAAGTCGAACTTTTCCGGGAATTCTACGAGGGAGATTAG
- a CDS encoding DUF72 domain-containing protein — MIHVGTCGFCEKHSKYYRDFDTVEVQQTFYRILRDTTLERWKRKAPNGFVFSIKAFQGVTHPANSPTWLRSNVKPSKNVGLLRPNGEVLHFWRLTLREAELLGARFILIQLPRSFKETEESFANAEGFFSMIERGDFEIAVELRGWSEMGIKRFVREFDVIDVTDPLVRIPLHRGEINYYRLHGRYENGRIVYVHQYGEDELKKARDRVVGWNHSESFVYFNNSNMCEDAKRFRKMVRELLG; from the coding sequence ATGATTCACGTCGGAACCTGCGGCTTTTGCGAGAAGCACTCGAAGTACTACCGGGACTTCGATACCGTTGAAGTTCAGCAAACGTTCTACCGCATCCTGAGAGACACCACACTTGAGCGGTGGAAAAGAAAAGCCCCTAACGGTTTTGTGTTCTCAATCAAAGCCTTTCAGGGTGTTACCCACCCAGCGAACAGTCCGACATGGCTGAGGAGCAACGTAAAGCCGAGCAAAAACGTCGGCCTCCTCAGGCCCAACGGCGAGGTTCTCCACTTCTGGAGGCTGACCCTCAGGGAGGCCGAGCTTTTGGGTGCGAGGTTTATACTCATCCAGCTTCCGAGGAGCTTTAAGGAGACGGAGGAGAGCTTCGCCAACGCCGAGGGGTTCTTCTCGATGATAGAGAGGGGCGACTTTGAAATCGCGGTCGAACTGAGGGGCTGGAGCGAGATGGGAATCAAGCGCTTCGTGAGGGAGTTCGACGTCATAGACGTGACCGACCCTCTCGTAAGGATTCCTCTCCACCGCGGGGAGATAAACTACTACCGGCTTCACGGACGTTACGAGAACGGGCGGATTGTCTACGTCCACCAGTACGGCGAGGATGAGCTGAAGAAGGCCAGGGACAGGGTCGTTGGATGGAACCACTCGGAGAGCTTCGTCTACTTCAACAACTCGAACATGTGCGAGGACGCCAAGAGGTTCAGGAAGATGGTGCGGGAGCTCTTGGGATAA